The sequence GGCATCAACGTCCCCGGCCAAAAATCGCTAGTCGGCCGTCGATGCCCACGATCGGCACGACGTCGCCGAGTCGTCCAGGTCCCGATCACTTGGCCAGCCACGATTGAAATTCTTCGCGCCAGACGCCTGCCAGGGCCGGCACCTCGAGCAAACGTCGCAGGTCGGCGGGCGCGGGCTCGCGGTTAACGATCAGGTGCAGCATGTCGGTAACCGTGATCTGTCGTTCATCCGCATGGACCTGTTCAATGAAATCGCCAGGGCCGACATGGCCCTCCTCGACGACGGCGAAGTAAATGCCCGGCCGACCCCTCTGCAGAAAGGTTTTGACCATGCCGGGATGGCCAAAGCGAATCCCCAATTTGTAACAGGGCATGCGGGGTTGAGTGACAACAAGCCGTGCGGTGCCGATGCGGAACTCGTCGCCAATATGAACCTGGTCCTCGATAAGCCCCTCGGTCGTTAGGTTCTCACCGAAAGCACCGGGAAGCAGGCTACGACCGAGCAGCGCTTGCCAATCGCCGTAATGCTCGGAGGGATAGGCGTAAACCGCTTTGTCGCGTCCACCGTGAACGCTCAGGTCGGCCTGCCCATCGCCGTCGAAATTCAACTTGCGCAGCGGCACGGCGCTCGCCACAGGATCCTTAAAGATGCCTGTGAGGACCGTCCCCCCATTCCAGGGAACTTCGCGAGGCATTCCCACATTGACAGACAAGACGCGCATCGTTCTTCCGTTGCGAAAGGCATTCGTGTAACGGCAGCTTCTGGCCTTTCCGGGACTGGCCGCCGCAATTCTACAGAGGGGGGCAAGGCCGAGAGATCTACCGATAGCCACCGGCGTCATTTTTCGCGAGGACGGCCTTCGCCAGGTAGTCGTGATAAATCATGGGCGCCGTATGACCGTCGCCTAACCGTGGGCGCCGCCGAGTCGCCGTCGCGAGTTTCATCGCGGCGACCTTAGTGCCATGTATCTGAAACTAACACGTTGAATACCCCAACAGTTTTCCAAGAGTCAGAAACCAAAACTGCTCAATCCGGGATGGTCATCGGGCCGACGGCCCAATGGCCAATGAAACTTCCGATCTTCCGCTTTGATCGGCAGGTCGTTGATGGAAGCATGCCGCACAGCCATCAGACCGTGCTCGTCGAACTCCCAGTTTTCGTTGCCATACGAACGGAACCAGTTCTCTGCAT is a genomic window of Pirellulales bacterium containing:
- a CDS encoding MOSC domain-containing protein; the encoded protein is MRVLSVNVGMPREVPWNGGTVLTGIFKDPVASAVPLRKLNFDGDGQADLSVHGGRDKAVYAYPSEHYGDWQALLGRSLLPGAFGENLTTEGLIEDQVHIGDEFRIGTARLVVTQPRMPCYKLGIRFGHPGMVKTFLQRGRPGIYFAVVEEGHVGPGDFIEQVHADERQITVTDMLHLIVNREPAPADLRRLLEVPALAGVWREEFQSWLAK